Within the Medicago truncatula cultivar Jemalong A17 chromosome 4, MtrunA17r5.0-ANR, whole genome shotgun sequence genome, the region TAAGAATGAACTAGAGCATTAACTTTATGCTCTTTGTCAAACCTGATTAGACGGCTCTTTTTTGGATCCCCCAAATGCAACAAGATAGTCTTTTTCCTTGTATTGCACAAGTACCAAGCTGAAACCCTGGTAGTTCAACAGATTTCATGAACATTTTAAATCATAAACAAAGCATGGTCATGCAAGACATCTAgaaataatattgttattaCTGAGGTGCTGCGTAATAAATGAACTGATTTATTATGAAGTCTTATTTTCATAGTCATAGGTTGAAACACAAACATCATATTGTAAAAATGAGGGGGGAAATCATTCTTAGGACGTTCATCAAGTTCAAACATATAGAATGAAATCTCAGATTTGAACACTAGACATGTTGGTTTTCTAAAATTCAGTAATCAAGACACCAAAATCTCAAGTTCAAAAGGCTAAACAGAGCCAACAGAGAAAAGTCATGAATAATTTATTGCActaaatgaatgaaaatgtCGGTAAAGTGCACGAGGCTCCCACCAAATGGAATCAGGGAGAATAAATGTATGCGACCTTACTATTGCAAGCCGAGAGGCTGTTTCTAAGATTTGGACTTGTGATCACCAGGTCTCAAGGCAACAACAACCTTACCGTTACACCAAGGCTTGCCTCTATCGCAGTAAATGAATAAACAACAAATATATTAACTAAGTTATATTTGAAGGCTAAAGAACCATTTTCCAATGAGAGCgtctattaattattataatctACCATCAATTAACACAATAACTAAACAAAAATAGCACTAAATGAGCCAAGTAGGTGGCATGAAAAGGAATGGGGACCTTGTTGGTAGTGATAGAAGATGGAGGTGATGTAATTGCCACAGACCATTcattttttacaatatcaaaAATCAGAGTCTCTCCATGTCCTGGAAAATGAGGTAGGAATACAGTAAACATGCATAGTCCATAGCACGGTTTATAAACAAAGCACCAATACtgactaaaataaaatctacTTTAATAACActggaaaatgctaacaagtgcccctCGGGTTTTGTTTAAGCAATCAAGCATGACccaataatatctttttttggtAATGACCCAATAATATTTTACTTCCCAACTGAATTTCAGCTAGATCATTTTGTGCCATGGAAAAAAGACCTCGAAGCAGAATTCAAAACCCTGTAACatcattttcctttaaaaatattatttctccaATTCTCAAGGCCCTCTGTTTGAAATTATCCCAAAATATTTGAATGATTAAAGAAATATGGTAAAAAAGTATATACAATCAACAgtgaaaaactaaacaaaaagcAGCAGTAATAAGGTAGTTCagactaataaataaattatttcccAGAAAATGAAGCATAATAACAGAAGCTCACATtaccaaaagaaagaaagtagtaggtttaaaattattaatgtaTGCATCACAATTACATTACAAAACATACGTTTTTTCTTGCTTCCACCCCCTGTAATATACCATTTAGTACCACACAAAACGCCACAACAACCAGCTCTAGGTGATGGATGGAAACCTCGAACCTTTACTCTTGACCATGCCATctgaagaaaagaaacatatacttttatcaaataatatataGTGAAGGAGTACTTAATCAAATCAGCATCTCGGACAATTCAAAAGGTTTCACAGCATGCTATTTTAATAGAGCACTAGATCAGGATGTGGGCCTGAACTATGCAAGGCCCAGAGCCTGGATGGCTTATGTCAGCAAAAGGAGAGGAATTGGAAAAGACAAGGAATAAGGGGATGTCGAGCTGTCAAGTTGGTTATGGGAGGAAGAATATGGTTATGTGGAAAGAGGGAATAATAGGTAGCTATGCATATTGTTTATTGTTAGTGATAAAATACTCTTTTCGCTTAAGAGCTTATGATCTTGACTCATGAAGAAGCTCAGGCTCTGTTGATTTCCAGTAGCTAATACGATAGTTTTCCATTCCTTCTTCATTCATTTACTGAATTCTACCACTATTATAGTAAAGATACAAGACGTATGAGGGACCTACACTACTTACCGTTTCAAAGTCAAGTGAATATAAATCATTTAaggttttggattttgaggatCCTCCAAATATATAAAGAACTTTATCATCATAGAGAGCTGCTACATGGTTCAATCTTGGAGAAGGTGCTGTTCCCCTGCAATCCATATAGTAGATCAAAAGAAATGCAAGATTTATAAGCAGATAAACACAAGTCcaaccttttcttttcaaaattcaaattcaaagttCTTTTCTGTTCAAATCACTTACGTGTAGTGAAGTGGAAGCCAAGTCAACGACTTGAGATCAAACATATGTAGATCATTCAGTTTCCTCCTTTTTGCATCTTCACCCCCAAACAATATCAAATAAGAGCTTGCCCTGACAACACTGTGACCATTGCGAGCAACCTATCAAGAACAAACTCTTTGGTAAGTAGTGCCTATTTATATGATGTAAAGCTCCAAGTATCAAAATCAGTATGGAGAATTcaattaatgaaaataaatgtgGTAGTTTTGGTAATGTATCAtaacagattttatttttatattatttctctGAAATTGTTTATGGTCATGAGTTCTCGGTAACATAAATAGTCAGAACTGAAatgtaaaattataaacattatGCCTTTGTCATGTgtgaaaaatatcaattttgacCAACTTACAAAGCTGTTCATCTACTGGACAGTCCTCAATTGTAACCtggttaacttttttttaaatgttttgattaataaataataattataatcatATATGACCAATATCATAGAGAAAATATTACATACACTATTACACTTCCTAGTGTTGGTTCTTTATATCGGTAGAGACAATACAACAATGCCCGAGAGCAATTTCTATTTCTACACTGAGAAGTAGCGCAGCTACAAACAAAAATTCCTACCGGTATGTCTCCCTTTGCCTCCATGAGTGACCAGCACTCACTTTCTGTATCAAACGCCCATACTGCAAACACCAAAAAGATAATCAGAGCAACTTCACAGCGTGAAATATACATGAGAAGACCACGAATTGAACCTGAAATTCTGTCACTTCCGGGATCCGTTTTCCCTCCAATGAGAAGTGCCTTTTTCCCATAAGATACCTGTTAAAATTATCATCAGGCAAAAGAGATTTGACTTGAGACCAGACACATAAATATCaactttaaatttaaaacagaaaaaataaatatgaagtaTAAGAATATATAGAAGTGCCCCTGACACCAATTTTATTCCTCACTGTCCAGTTCATATTTGCAACTTTGAACCACATTCCTGGTTGACTTTTGTTAACCTTTGTGCTATAAAAAAATCTcagtcattttctttttattttctcttatataaCTTGGTGTTCTATCGATTTTAACATGTTTGAGTCCCCATAGTATCTATATCATGCACATCGCTAAGCAGAAAATAGGCGGTGACTAGAGTTAATTGATGAATAATGTGGTTATTCACATAAGGCGACTTTTTGTATTGAGTTGAGAAATTTAATAGGACAAACTTTGTAGCATCTTGATACATGTTATTTCATGTCTTAGACAGTGCAACAATGGCTAAGGGTACATTGAAACAAGAGGAGAGCATTTTCAGAAGCACTAAAATAGAAGACAGTTAAAATGCTAATTGGATAATGTTTACCAAACTATGGCCCTTGCATGCAGGAATCTTTAGGGGCAGACTACTGGGAGACAAGTAAAGCTTTGACGATGCCGTTGTCCACGAAAATGTTTCAAAATTCAGCACCTGcgaataaaaaaaggaaaaagcacGAAGAGCACATTAAAATCACATTACAGTTTTAGAAAGTAACAAAATAGTTAATGTCAATGTGGATGGTGGTAGAATAATCACACCATACCTGCACATCATCAAGCAACCCAGTAGAAGACTCTCCGCCAACCACTATGATCTTATTCCCAATTACAGCGGCGGCATGCTGTTCACAATGaacaaataataatagaaacaGTTACATTACTAAAGTTGAGAATGAATTTAGTCATAACTAACTAACCAATTAACTAACTGTCACTGTATTCATTCAGACCAAACAAACAATAGTAAGCATAAATTGAAGAAAGAGATATATACATTGAATCTAGGAGCGGGCTTATCTCCAGAAATTGACAATAATACCCAATTCTCCGATCCGCCTGAGCTACAACTACTGATATCGGTGCTGCTAACAATTTCATTATCAATTTCATGAGAATGGCCACTTGAGCCGGTAACTGCATCCCCAATcccatcttcttctccttctccctAAAATGAGGTAAAAACTTGAGCGTTGCAAATTCCAATTTTACAATTATAGTAAGAATAATAATTAGTAAAGTTGTAAGATGAGAAAGAAAGGTGAAGTTAATTACATTGAGAATGGAGTTTGGAATTCGTTTGGGATGCCGAACAGAAACTGGACTTCTAGTACCATCAGAAAGCTGCTGAACCTTAAATCTAAGACAACAACAAAGGCAAATGCAGTGTTGCATTAATGTGACATAGTAAAGAAGCAACCATGTTTAGAAATTACCTTCCGAATTTGGTGCGTCTACGAGAGAACCCAAACATCTTCACTTCACAACTTCAAACTCAAACCTGTTTCTAGAGTAAGggaatgaagaagaaagagagagtaAGGTTAAAACCCTAGAAGATTCTGAAGTTtacaaactatatatattagtttaagattaagaaagaaagaaagagtgacaaattaaattaaactaaattaaagaCAAAATTGGAAGTTTACTCACTCACTCACCCAGGTTGAACCGAAGCAGCAGTACTTCTAAGTCACGGGATGAAGCAAGTAAGGAAGCAGAGCAGAGTGTTGATCTAATGATCTAACATAATTAAATGTGGGGAATATGTTGAACAGGAAAACGACACAGAATAATAATGGTGATAttttaatgagaaaaaaaaaaattaatgatctTATTAGTTACAGTAATTAAGTAAAGTAATACtactagagagagagagagagagagtgaggaTTCGAACGTTACGTTAGGTAGGTAGCGAGATGGAGTTTATGAGTGTCAATGTCATGTCATCGTCTCACTCCGTCTTTGCAGGATTTTGTTGGAACATGGAAGGATCATTATACACTActgctttctctttctttcaattatttaatttattactgCCTCCGTCCCTACCTATAAAactcttttgaaaaaagaaaaaaaaaaaaaaaattatctttttttataagactcattttttattttcaactacattaattatttttttacatacatgcctttatttattatatatctttttcttcaatcagcaataaatagaatgttgaaaacataagtcAACCCACTttcttaaatgataaaattgtaaaaacaaaagtaattacaaacatatttaatacaaatatccactattttAATTTCTGTTATTCAAAAGGactttataattagggacgaagGTAGTACTTGTTAATAGTTGTTTTTGAGTTGtacatgatttttaattttaatgaaatgagaaattgaatttcttttaatgataaaagtaatatgtttttgagtttttttatgaaagataaacgagacaataaaaattaatgtatttgagaAACTACAAGTAAAATCATGACAGTCAATTCATGTCCTAGGGCAGAAAGCTTGTCAACATAAGTGTTACCTTCGCTAAAGACATAGGAGAAGAGGATGCGTAAAGGAGAGGCAAAGTAATTGATCCAACGATTGTGAAGGTGACCAAATCATGAGATTTTGATGCATTAATAGCTATTAATTTCCAAGAGATCTGTATGCAACACTGAAGGGACCTGAAGAGGGCTAGAATAAGCACCCAAATAACCAACTAAAGAATCTAAAAAAATGTCAGCATTACCATTCATTGACCTGTATGTATTGACCTTAATCCACGAATGCAAAGGAGGCCGCCAAAGAACCATTTTGATGGAGGTAAGGGATTTAAAAATTGGAGAGATGTTTAAACCACAAGAATATCAGTACCAATGCTACCAGATCAAACTTGCGCTTTACATAAACTAGCGCTAAGAGAGATGGAAGATCTAACCTTTGCAATTGTCGCATGAAGCAGAATTTTGGCATTGTTAAATCTGACAGCATTACGACTAATCCAAATAGTATGCATAGAATGAAGCACCCATgccaaaaaattgttttctataGGAGACTAAAAGCAACATAGGAGCAGAGCCGAAGGGGACGAAAAGTCAAGGTTGATCCAAAATTTGGTTTGGAGCCATAACCAGATAGTTGCAACAAACTGACAATCAGTGAACAAATAAATGATACGTACTTTCAAAAGCACCGTAACACGATGATGAAGTTGGTCATCAGTAGACATGCGGTTATGAACCAATCTCCAACCAATAAAAGATGTAGAGGGAAATAAAATTGCAAATTCAATTGTGtacattttagttttaaaatcaaaattgactaaaattattattaatgttttgaggggaaaattattatttgttaaCTATGAGTTTTCTCTATGTTATTAGTACATGAGGAGTGCTAGtaacactctctctaatactcattttcttattaaataaaatttatgaggGTCTCAAACTTTAGAAATAGATCTTACATAGAGTGGTGAGATTCAAAtggatttcatccaataaaagagtgattGTTGAAAAAAGTgttgttaacatttctcttaatatattattagtaTAGATCATTTCATTACATtaagttaaaacaaaaataatgacaaTTGTTACGATTATGATATACTAATTTAGATTAATCTTAAGGGTGaagttttaagaaaagaagaaaaaaaaaaattaatttggagAGTGTGCTTTTTAAAGGTGAAGTTAACATAACCCTAAAACAAATACTAATTTTATATAGGCAAGTTATAACATTCAAGGTGATATTTCAATGGTAAGAACTTAGTCTTATAAGCTTAAGaccggtgctagtcacaccccaaaaaaaacaagttacactccagaatgactaatatatcCCTaagttgaacataagtaaactaaatttacattaacctaaattgaacataagtaaacttaatttacattgaacataagtaaactaaatttacattaacctaaattgaataagtaaactgaatttacatactgaacataagtaaacttaatttacattaacctagatcgagtaaactgaatttacactaacctcttatatctagattgaacgtaagtaaactaaatttacattaacctagattgaacataagtaaactaaatttacattgacataagtaaactaaatttacattaacctaaattgaacataagtaaactgaatttacattaacctagattgaacataagtaaactgaatttacattaacctagattgaacataaataaacttaatttacattaacctagattgagtaaactgagtttacactaacctcttatatacatgtaaactgaatttacactaacctagattgaacataaagttaactaaatttacattaacctagattgaacataataagtaaacttaatttacattgacataagtaaa harbors:
- the LOC11442708 gene encoding acyl-CoA-binding domain-containing protein 6, which gives rise to MFGFSRRRTKFGRFKVQQLSDGTRSPVSVRHPKRIPNSILNGEGEEDGIGDAVTGSSGHSHEIDNEIVSSTDISSCSSGGSENWVLLSISGDKPAPRFNHAAAVIGNKIIVVGGESSTGLLDDVQVLNFETFSWTTASSKLYLSPSSLPLKIPACKGHSLVSYGKKALLIGGKTDPGSDRISVWAFDTESECWSLMEAKGDIPVARNGHSVVRASSYLILFGGEDAKRRKLNDLHMFDLKSLTWLPLHYTGTAPSPRLNHVAALYDDKVLYIFGGSSKSKTLNDLYSLDFETMAWSRVKVRGFHPSPRAGCCGVLCGTKWYITGGGSKKKRHGETLIFDIVKNEWSVAITSPPSSITTNKGFSLVLVQYKEKDYLVAFGGSKKEPSNQVEVLELDKNESALRRRSTPSKGPASILLEKHSSSTRLASQLNHCSQRLVDSVARQNLASAVEHGSGRKSLSESVDPNYPPSNVSLRKQFDRDEEYNADVKMDKNSDGSSLPQVADHRTNENDRRKLMNISGAKVNIEGQVLLSGMSNQQNQVFESDALESEVVSFPENDKSGSLSSTNIYQYYESKVAALIRKNGMLEGQLAASMASREAAEKGLSSVHKSRQEMEKKLADALKEMELLREKLAGLELAQEEANNLSNIVHSDNVRLEHDVAFLKAVLDDTQKELHSTRGVIAGERARAFQLQYEVFHLKQRLQSMENRTSTTPRKPFHVQ